A DNA window from Babylonia areolata isolate BAREFJ2019XMU chromosome 28, ASM4173473v1, whole genome shotgun sequence contains the following coding sequences:
- the LOC143301992 gene encoding uncharacterized protein LOC143301992, which produces MAAASSSSTSLLPTTNGSPAVGNVTYPSHQPLSPEELYPVVAVLSVFSVTGVVGNAIAFYVFSTLKKQPNFKLTSTIFILALAGTDFITCLITIPFTIIMELIDFKLQVDFFCKFYHFLITTTVPFSAFVMVVIAVDRYLCICHPFLHWMTQRRAKIIIACLAVFIFCIGGVICIHYSIYEETEERLFEEIGIEGAGGNGTQYRTNGTVAVVSTSLNMTVVTVEEVVSVGVSRGKPKIVETITMRKQCDRRENTIDVRFFNALQRIYSGFFLVSCIAVLILYSLIYQSVVAQRRKKLRIRSAQCCSLWKSSSFANGEASDGVTTAVELTQVNGDNSHHHRTEEYGAVSEEPPSSMRTTNFNGGSASASTSASTRVRASSSLPRTRLERMRMANIKTALMLFVVTLVFIFSFLPSWLIALKIMNAPVMVFYMYFFYNVVNPIIYAFMNQNFRTELKKMFRCQ; this is translated from the exons ATGGCTGCTGCCAGTTCTTCCTCGACCTCTCTCCTGCCGACAACCAATGGGAGCCCGGCCGTTGGCAACGTCACTTACCCTTCCCATCAGCCTCTTTCTCCGGAAGAGTTGTACCCGGTGGTGGCGGTACTGTCCGTGTTTTCAGTGACTGGAGTGGTGGGGAATGCCATCGCTTTCTACGTGTTTTCCACGTTGAAGAAACAG ccaaatttt AAATTGACGTCAACCATCTTCATCCTGGCTCTGGCGGGAACCGACTTCATCACATGCCTGATAACCAttcccttcaccatcatcatggaATTGATTGACTTCAAACTGCAG gtggaCTTCTTCTGCAAGTTCTATCACTTCCTGATCACCACCACGGTGCCTTTCTCGGCCTTCGTCATGGTGGTGATCGCCGTGGATCGCTACCTGTGTATCTGCCACCCCTTCCTGCACTGGATGACCCAGCGGAGGGCCAAGATCATCATCGCCTGCCTCGCCGTCTTCATCTTCTGCATCGGCGGGGTCATCTGCATCCACTACAGCATCTATGAGGAGACTGAGGAGCGCCTGTTCGAGGAGATTGGGATtgagg GTGCGGGTGGAAACGGTACCCAGTACCGGACCAACGGGACTGTGGCAGTGGTCAGCACTTCCCTCAACATGACCGTAGTGACCGTGGAGGAGGTGGTCAGTGTTGGGGTCAGCCGTGGGAAACCTAAA ATCGTGGAGACCATCACCATGAGGAAGCAGTGCGACCGGAGGGAGAACACCATAGACGTCCGCTTCTTCAACGCCCTGCAGAGGATCTACTCGGGCTTCTTCCTCGTCAGCTGCATCGCCGTCCTCATCCTCTACAGCCTCATCTACCAGTCCGTCGTCGCCCAGCGCCGGAAAAAGCTTCGCATCCGGAGCGCGCAGTGCTGTTCGCTTTGGAAGTCCTCCAGCTTCGCCAACGGGGAGGCGTCGGACGGCGTGACCACCGCCGTGGAGCTGACGCAGGTGAACGGAGACAACTCTCACCACCACCGCACCGAGGAATACGGCGCCGTTTCCGAGGAACCCCCCAGCTCCATGCGCACGACTAATTTTAACGGGGGGTCCGCTTCCGCTTCCACTTCCGCTTCGACGCGCGTGCGCGCCTCGTCTTCTCTCCCGCGCACGCGCTTGGAGCGCATGCGCATGGCTAATATCAAAACGGCGCTGATGTTGTTTGTGGTGACTCTGGTGTTCATCTTCTCTTTTCTGCCGTCGTGGCTGATCGCTCTGAAGATCATGAATGCTCCCGTGATGGTGTTTTACATGTACTTCTTCTACAACGTCGTCAACCCTATCATCTACGCTTTCATGAATCAGAACTTCCGTACGGAGCTGAAAAAAATGTTTCGCTGTCAGTAG